The genomic segment TTGCTGGTGGGGTTCTCTTCGAGGTCATCATCAGCTAATATGGAGAAACCGGAAACTGGAGCTGCTTTTCTATCTGACAGTGTATTGGTTTTTGGCTTATTTGTCTTCTCATCCTTGAAGTTCAGTGGTTTCCCAAACATGTTGTTTATATCATCCATAGCCTCCTTTAGATTGACAGTTGGATCGACTAACCCATGATGGCATGCATTTTCCACCTTAGGCTCACCAACAATAGTAGATCCAACAAACCTATGAATGACAGTGTCTTCTCGAAGTCCAGAACTCACAGCATGAGAACCTTCATGATATCTTGTTCCTGAATCAGCTCGAAGTGCACAGAGCAAAGTATTCTTATCATGAGTAGTCTGCACAGTTCTGGAATTTATCTTAACACCATCATCACTTTTCTcacatttttcttcttcatctggCAATATTGCAAATCCTCCAACAAATGGCTTCTGAAAGTCACTTTTGCCTTGCTGCCTAGACGAATCACACAATGGTCCAGGAGGACACCTATTATTCTTGTGGCATATGGCATTCTCGACATTGTCATTAGCCTCAtattcatcaataaatatttcAAACCCACTTGTTTTCTGATTTACCTTAATGTTTTCCTTCTCAGAATTCCTGTTTTGCCCCACATTTTGGTCGTTGCCATTAGGACTATCCTCATCAACAAAGATCTCAAACCCTCTTGTTTGCTGACTGAACTTTGGATGGTCTTGCTTCAGGCTATTGTTTTGGAGCATGTTTGGATCATTACCGTTaggttcatcttcatcaacatAGATATCAAATGCACCTGTTTGCTGCTTATAATTTGTTTTTTCACGCTTTGATCGCCTCTTGAGCATTGTCTCTGGTTCCAGTGGTTCCAAAAACATGCTGTTGATGGCATCCATAGCCTCCTTAGTGTTTATAGTTGGTTCGACAAGGCCATGATGGCAGGCATCTTCAGTTTCTGACTTCCCAACCAGTGCAGAGCCGACAAACCGTACAACTACAGTATCGTCGCTGTTACAACGAGACAAGTTCTTGATACCTCCCGAGTTA from the Phragmites australis chromosome 19, lpPhrAust1.1, whole genome shotgun sequence genome contains:
- the LOC133900326 gene encoding uncharacterized protein LOC133900326 isoform X1, which translates into the protein MAAAEQEKGLLSSVVSEIRCYAGSDPLRPWLRGMRKMERALPPATLREKLPRFLQKCAQEFQDDARYCDDPRYLRVWIQLMDYVKDAKPLLKKMERNGIGLKRASFYMAYALYYEKHKRFEAAEKMYCSGIQNLAEPIEELHKAHEQFILRMESHKRRKDELQERKPRKAGSSATFMNQVEGKSRDHKELKPNTMQKSGSSSNPSVGCYPPLGPAKVGMLSRGNSGGIKNLSRCNSDDTVVVRFVGSALVGKSETEDACHHGLVEPTINTKEAMDAINSMFLEPLEPETMLKRRSKREKTNYKQQTGAFDIYVDEDEPNGNDPNMLQNNSLKQDHPKFSQQTRGFEIFVDEDSPNGNDQNVGQNRNSEKENIKVNQKTSGFEIFIDEYEANDNVENAICHKNNRCPPGPLCDSSRQQGKSDFQKPFVGGFAILPDEEEKCEKSDDGVKINSRTVQTTHDKNTLLCALRADSGTRYHEGSHAVSSGLREDTVIHRFVGSTIVGEPKVENACHHGLVDPTVNLKEAMDDINNMFGKPLNFKDEKTNKPKTNTLSDRKAAPVSGFSILADDDLEENPTSKANRSNSGKFGAEDGLFEPTITTRDVMAEINDMFGMPLDF
- the LOC133900326 gene encoding uncharacterized protein LOC133900326 isoform X2; the encoded protein is MAAAEQEKGLLSSVVSEIRCYAGSDPLRPWLRGMRKMERALPPATLREKLPRFLQKCAQEFQDDARYCDDPRYLRVWIQLMDYVKDAKPLLKKMERNGIGLKRASFYMAYALYYEKHKRFEAAEKMYCSGIQNLAEPIEELHKAHEQFILRMESHKRRKDEERKPRKAGSSATFMNQVEGKSRDHKELKPNTMQKSGSSSNPSVGCYPPLGPAKVGMLSRGNSGGIKNLSRCNSDDTVVVRFVGSALVGKSETEDACHHGLVEPTINTKEAMDAINSMFLEPLEPETMLKRRSKREKTNYKQQTGAFDIYVDEDEPNGNDPNMLQNNSLKQDHPKFSQQTRGFEIFVDEDSPNGNDQNVGQNRNSEKENIKVNQKTSGFEIFIDEYEANDNVENAICHKNNRCPPGPLCDSSRQQGKSDFQKPFVGGFAILPDEEEKCEKSDDGVKINSRTVQTTHDKNTLLCALRADSGTRYHEGSHAVSSGLREDTVIHRFVGSTIVGEPKVENACHHGLVDPTVNLKEAMDDINNMFGKPLNFKDEKTNKPKTNTLSDRKAAPVSGFSILADDDLEENPTSKANRSNSGKFGAEDGLFEPTITTRDVMAEINDMFGMPLDF
- the LOC133900326 gene encoding uncharacterized protein LOC133900326 isoform X3, whose product is MHYIMRSTRDLRLRRRCTVREYRKPIEELHKAHEQFILRMESHKRRKDELQERKPRKAGSSATFMNQVEGKSRDHKELKPNTMQKSGSSSNPSVGCYPPLGPAKVGMLSRGNSGGIKNLSRCNSDDTVVVRFVGSALVGKSETEDACHHGLVEPTINTKEAMDAINSMFLEPLEPETMLKRRSKREKTNYKQQTGAFDIYVDEDEPNGNDPNMLQNNSLKQDHPKFSQQTRGFEIFVDEDSPNGNDQNVGQNRNSEKENIKVNQKTSGFEIFIDEYEANDNVENAICHKNNRCPPGPLCDSSRQQGKSDFQKPFVGGFAILPDEEEKCEKSDDGVKINSRTVQTTHDKNTLLCALRADSGTRYHEGSHAVSSGLREDTVIHRFVGSTIVGEPKVENACHHGLVDPTVNLKEAMDDINNMFGKPLNFKDEKTNKPKTNTLSDRKAAPVSGFSILADDDLEENPTSKANRSNSGKFGAEDGLFEPTITTRDVMAEINDMFGMPLDF